One segment of Deinococcus metalli DNA contains the following:
- the tmk gene encoding dTMP kinase: MTGLFVTFEGPEGAGKSTQLARLVERLSAQGTAHTVTREPGGTPLGTRVRDVLLDPALTIDPLPEFLLYSASRAQLVANVIRPALDRGDVVVCDRYADSSRAYQGAGRGLDGALLDHITAAATGGLTPDLTVLLDLDPEVGLERAARRGQPDRLERADLAFHRRVRQGFLHLAQRDPDRFVVLDATLGPDELEARVWSALQDRVAASA; the protein is encoded by the coding sequence CAAGAGCACGCAACTCGCGCGGCTGGTGGAGCGGCTCTCCGCGCAGGGCACTGCCCACACGGTCACGCGGGAGCCTGGCGGCACGCCCCTGGGCACCCGCGTGCGTGACGTGCTGCTCGACCCGGCGCTGACCATCGACCCGCTGCCGGAGTTCCTGCTGTACTCCGCGAGCCGCGCGCAACTCGTGGCGAACGTCATCCGGCCCGCGCTGGATCGCGGCGACGTCGTGGTGTGTGACCGCTACGCCGATTCCAGCCGGGCGTACCAGGGAGCGGGCCGGGGCCTCGACGGAGCGCTGCTGGATCACATCACGGCCGCCGCGACGGGCGGGCTGACCCCAGACCTGACGGTGCTGCTCGACCTCGACCCGGAAGTGGGGCTGGAACGCGCGGCGCGGCGCGGCCAGCCCGACCGGCTGGAGCGAGCCGACCTCGCGTTCCACCGCCGGGTGCGGCAGGGCTTCCTGCACCTCGCGCAGCGCGACCCGGACCGGTTCGTGGTGCTCGACGCCACCCTGGGGCCGGACGAACTGGAGGCGCGGGTGTGGTCGGCGCTTCAGGACCGCGTGGCGGCTAGCGCCTGA
- a CDS encoding glutaminyl-peptide cyclotransferase encodes MRVSPALSLSFLLLASAARGQSDTPVTRTPVLMPTVVARYPHDRAAFTEGFQYLGSGVYAESTGIVGQSGVRRSVLKTGKVQVSAATPLATAFGEGVAVIGSTAYHLTWQDGVAFTFDAETLRETGQYRYTGEGWGLTTDGKQLIMSNGSPTLVWRDPKTFKVTRSVAVTDDGQPIKNLNELEYVQGSVYANVWLSDRIARIDPQSGKVTAWLDVSDITREASMQASRSGRPLTFDDVPNGIAYVPERGTLLITGKRWGTIFEVKVAGVKAETGVGGQGRVRR; translated from the coding sequence GTGCGCGTTTCCCCTGCCCTGTCCCTGAGTTTCCTGCTGCTGGCGTCCGCCGCCCGCGGCCAGTCCGACACCCCGGTCACCCGCACGCCAGTCCTGATGCCCACGGTCGTGGCCCGCTACCCGCACGACCGCGCAGCGTTCACCGAGGGCTTCCAGTATCTGGGGAGCGGCGTGTATGCCGAGAGCACCGGCATCGTCGGGCAGTCGGGCGTGCGCCGCAGCGTCCTGAAGACCGGCAAGGTGCAGGTCTCGGCCGCCACGCCGCTGGCGACCGCGTTCGGCGAGGGCGTGGCCGTGATCGGATCGACCGCGTACCACCTGACGTGGCAGGACGGCGTGGCCTTCACCTTCGACGCCGAGACGCTGCGCGAGACCGGGCAGTACCGCTACACGGGCGAGGGCTGGGGCCTGACCACCGACGGCAAGCAGCTGATCATGAGCAACGGCAGCCCCACGCTGGTGTGGCGCGACCCGAAGACCTTCAAGGTCACGCGCTCCGTGGCCGTCACGGACGACGGCCAGCCCATCAAGAACCTGAACGAGCTGGAGTACGTGCAGGGCAGCGTCTACGCCAACGTGTGGCTCAGCGACCGGATTGCCCGCATCGACCCGCAGTCCGGGAAGGTCACCGCGTGGCTCGACGTGTCGGACATCACGCGCGAGGCCAGCATGCAGGCCAGCCGCAGCGGCCGCCCCTTGACCTTCGACGACGTGCCCAACGGCATTGCCTACGTGCCCGAGCGCGGCACGCTGCTGATCACGGGCAAGCGCTGGGGCACCATCTTCGAGGTGAAGGTGGCGGGCGTGAAGGCCGAGACCGGCGTCGGCGGCCAGGGCCGCGTCAGGCGCTAG
- the queG gene encoding tRNA epoxyqueuosine(34) reductase QueG: MGAADLLADLAQHLGADAVGWAPAAVPAHAVEEYAGWLDAGRHAGMTYLERQLPARADPSTRLEGVGSVLVLGVSHAFAELPKPAGGVRVGRVARYAWTPDYHDQLQPVLTRLETEAAALGVRARGYVDHGPVMERLYAASGFLGWRGKSGMLVSTRLGAFVTLAVLLTDLPCGGAATPHPDRCGRCLRCVSACPTNAIGNDRAIDARRCVSYLTIEHRGPVPHDLRAGVGEWLFGCDVCSEVCPWSEHAGPLARVLRPDPELAHPDLTRFFGGSERAFERAFADTAFLRPRRKGMARNALTVLGNTRAPQGWPLLLAGAADPAWEVREAAAWALGQWGETRSLAPLRHDPHEAVRASAHRALMT, from the coding sequence GTGGGCGCCGCTGACCTTCTCGCCGACCTCGCGCAGCACCTGGGCGCGGACGCCGTCGGCTGGGCGCCGGCTGCCGTGCCGGCCCACGCGGTCGAGGAGTACGCCGGCTGGCTGGACGCGGGCCGGCACGCGGGCATGACCTATCTGGAGCGCCAGCTGCCCGCCCGCGCCGATCCCTCAACGCGGCTGGAGGGTGTGGGCAGCGTGCTGGTGCTGGGCGTGTCGCACGCGTTCGCGGAACTCCCGAAACCGGCCGGCGGCGTGCGGGTGGGCCGCGTCGCGCGGTACGCGTGGACGCCCGACTACCACGACCAGCTCCAACCGGTCCTGACCCGGCTGGAGACCGAGGCCGCCGCGCTGGGCGTACGGGCGCGCGGCTACGTGGACCACGGCCCCGTGATGGAACGCCTGTACGCCGCGTCGGGCTTCCTGGGGTGGCGAGGCAAGTCCGGGATGCTGGTCAGCACCCGCCTGGGAGCCTTCGTCACGCTGGCGGTGCTGCTGACCGATCTGCCGTGTGGCGGCGCGGCCACGCCGCACCCCGACCGCTGTGGGCGTTGCCTGCGCTGCGTCTCTGCGTGTCCCACGAACGCCATCGGGAACGACCGGGCCATCGACGCGCGGCGCTGCGTTTCTTACCTGACCATCGAGCACCGCGGGCCGGTGCCCCACGACCTGCGGGCCGGGGTGGGCGAGTGGCTGTTCGGCTGCGACGTGTGCAGCGAGGTCTGCCCGTGGAGCGAGCACGCCGGGCCTCTCGCGAGGGTGCTGCGGCCCGACCCGGAGCTGGCCCACCCCGATCTAACGCGGTTCTTCGGCGGCAGTGAACGCGCCTTTGAGCGGGCCTTCGCGGACACGGCGTTCCTGCGCCCGCGGCGCAAGGGCATGGCCCGCAACGCCCTGACGGTGCTGGGCAATACCCGCGCGCCGCAAGGCTGGCCGCTGCTGCTCGCCGGCGCGGCCGATCCCGCGTGGGAGGTGCGCGAGGCCGCCGCGTGGGCGCTGGGGCAGTGGGGCGAGACCCGCTCCCTGGCCCCACTGCGGCATGATCCACATGAGGCTGTGCGCGCGTCCGCCCACCGCGCCCTCATGACCTGA
- a CDS encoding glucose-6-phosphate dehydrogenase assembly protein OpcA, producing the protein MTYATDHKRLGPVDTSVRKAQVTLDELWTQTNVETRAYTGNIVALTVHRHVKRVEEALAGLEGRFAGRQIIGVMDGSDDLKVHASLVPQSGGLYVERLTLDANPQQLQGAILPLLRPATVNHVWWGADTKPGGVLMHELTDVADQIICDSLTLDIPPARHYALADLGWSRSAPWREALAQVFDSPDAARQLPRITHLTVRYSGRKDLPARLFAGFVADTLKWKDLRHVTFKAARCGRENGDLCGVELSGDGVRFTLNAQGGDMAVCEAVWEDISRTTEVNVPAMTLAEGLGRVMARPERGEVFEHAWTLAKASL; encoded by the coding sequence ATGACCTACGCGACGGACCACAAGCGCCTGGGGCCGGTGGACACCAGCGTCCGCAAGGCGCAGGTGACGCTGGACGAGCTGTGGACACAGACGAACGTGGAGACGCGGGCGTACACGGGGAACATCGTGGCCCTGACGGTGCACCGGCACGTCAAGCGCGTCGAGGAGGCGCTGGCGGGCCTGGAGGGGCGCTTCGCGGGCCGGCAGATCATCGGCGTGATGGACGGCAGCGACGACCTCAAGGTGCACGCGAGCCTGGTGCCGCAGTCCGGCGGGCTGTACGTGGAGCGCCTGACGCTGGACGCCAACCCGCAGCAGCTCCAGGGCGCGATCCTGCCGCTGCTGCGTCCCGCGACCGTGAATCACGTGTGGTGGGGCGCAGACACCAAGCCGGGCGGCGTGCTGATGCACGAGCTGACGGACGTGGCCGACCAGATCATCTGCGATTCCCTGACGCTGGATATCCCCCCGGCCCGGCACTACGCGCTGGCGGACCTGGGCTGGAGCCGCAGCGCGCCGTGGCGTGAGGCCCTGGCGCAGGTGTTCGACTCGCCCGACGCCGCCCGGCAGCTGCCGCGCATCACGCACCTGACCGTGCGCTACTCGGGCCGCAAGGACCTGCCCGCCCGGCTGTTCGCCGGCTTCGTGGCCGACACCCTGAAGTGGAAGGACCTGAGGCACGTGACCTTCAAGGCCGCCCGCTGCGGCCGGGAGAACGGCGACCTGTGCGGCGTGGAGCTGTCCGGCGACGGCGTGCGCTTCACCCTGAACGCGCAGGGCGGCGACATGGCCGTGTGTGAGGCCGTGTGGGAGGACATCAGCCGCACCACCGAGGTGAACGTGCCCGCCATGACGCTCGCCGAGGGCCTGGGCCGCGTGATGGCCCGCCCGGAACGCGGCGAGGTCTTCGAGCACGCGTGGACGCTCGCCAAGGCCAGCCTGTAG
- the zwf gene encoding glucose-6-phosphate dehydrogenase: MTRKTAPSSAKKGAAKSGAKASAAQPRPKRTAKPKTEAVQQAVERRDAAQNVDVAQTGAAAAAARRTRKRVPPAVAGGDGHNPFRTHMRRTRAPEPATLVIFGATGDLARRKLLPAVFGLWQDGLLGSAFNIVGVGRQPMTDEEFKDYALAALKESKETDAILPGNLEKFRELLYYEYGDFSGDEVYDLVGRELDRAEEAHGGRKNALFYLSTPPSLFEPISSGLGRLGLADQSEGWRRIVIEKPFGRDLASARALNDAIHTVWDESQVYRIDHYLGKETVQNLMAIRFGNAIFEPLWNRGYVDHVQITAAEDLGLEGRAGYYEEAGVVRDMLQNHLMQLFALTAMEAPAAFDADAIRDEKVKVLRAVKEIPRGRVKSVAVRGQYGPGTMDGEKVPGYRQEPNVKPSSPTPTYVAVKLEVDNWRWQGVPFFLRTGKRLPKKVTEIAVVFKRPPLGIFPGGLERNVLAFRIQPDEGVSLKFSSKTPGQEMVLREVVMDFRYDAFGAQLESPYSRLLLDAMLGDATLFPREDEVDHAWQLVSGILEAWDGVSAPEFPNYTSGTWGPEAADELIGADRRWRRL, translated from the coding sequence ATGACCCGGAAGACCGCCCCAAGTTCCGCGAAGAAGGGCGCAGCGAAGTCCGGCGCCAAGGCGTCTGCGGCGCAACCCAGGCCCAAGCGCACGGCGAAACCCAAGACTGAGGCCGTCCAGCAGGCCGTGGAGCGCAGGGACGCCGCGCAGAACGTCGACGTGGCCCAGACGGGCGCCGCCGCCGCAGCGGCCCGCCGTACCCGCAAGCGCGTGCCGCCCGCCGTGGCCGGCGGTGACGGCCACAATCCCTTCCGCACCCACATGCGCCGCACCCGCGCGCCGGAACCCGCGACCCTGGTGATCTTCGGCGCGACCGGCGACCTCGCGCGGCGCAAGCTGCTGCCCGCCGTGTTCGGCCTGTGGCAGGACGGCCTGCTGGGCAGCGCCTTCAACATCGTCGGTGTGGGCCGCCAGCCCATGACCGACGAGGAGTTCAAGGACTACGCCCTTGCCGCCCTGAAGGAGAGCAAGGAAACCGACGCGATCCTGCCGGGCAACCTGGAGAAGTTCCGCGAACTGCTGTACTACGAGTACGGGGACTTCAGCGGCGACGAGGTCTATGACCTGGTGGGCCGGGAACTCGACCGCGCCGAGGAGGCGCACGGCGGGCGCAAGAACGCCCTGTTCTACCTTTCGACCCCGCCCAGCCTGTTCGAGCCGATCTCCAGCGGCCTGGGCCGCCTCGGACTGGCCGACCAGTCCGAGGGCTGGCGGCGCATCGTGATCGAGAAGCCCTTCGGGCGTGACCTCGCCAGCGCCCGCGCCCTGAACGACGCCATCCACACCGTGTGGGACGAGTCGCAGGTCTACCGCATCGACCACTACCTGGGCAAGGAGACGGTGCAGAACCTGATGGCGATCCGCTTCGGCAACGCCATCTTCGAGCCGCTGTGGAACCGCGGCTACGTGGACCACGTGCAGATCACGGCCGCCGAGGACCTGGGTCTGGAGGGCCGCGCCGGGTACTACGAGGAAGCCGGCGTGGTGCGCGACATGCTGCAGAACCACCTGATGCAGCTGTTCGCGCTGACCGCCATGGAAGCCCCCGCGGCCTTCGACGCCGACGCGATCCGCGACGAGAAGGTCAAGGTGCTGCGCGCCGTGAAGGAGATCCCCCGGGGCCGCGTGAAGAGTGTCGCCGTGCGCGGCCAGTACGGCCCCGGCACCATGGACGGCGAGAAGGTGCCCGGCTACCGCCAGGAACCGAACGTGAAGCCCAGCAGCCCCACGCCCACCTACGTGGCGGTGAAGCTGGAGGTGGACAACTGGCGCTGGCAGGGCGTGCCGTTCTTCCTGCGCACCGGCAAGCGCCTGCCCAAGAAGGTCACGGAGATCGCCGTGGTCTTCAAGCGGCCCCCGCTGGGCATCTTCCCGGGCGGTCTGGAACGCAACGTGCTCGCGTTCCGCATCCAGCCGGACGAGGGCGTGAGTCTGAAATTCAGCAGCAAGACGCCGGGGCAGGAGATGGTGCTGCGCGAGGTCGTGATGGACTTCCGCTACGACGCGTTCGGCGCGCAGCTCGAGAGCCCGTACTCGCGGCTGCTGCTCGACGCCATGCTGGGCGACGCGACCCTGTTCCCGCGCGAGGACGAGGTCGACCACGCGTGGCAGCTCGTGAGCGGCATCCTGGAAGCGTGGGACGGCGTGAGCGCCCCGGAGTTCCCGAACTACACCTCCGGCACGTGGGGTCCCGAGGCCGCCGACGAGCTGATCGGCGCCGACCGCCGCTGGAGACGGCTGTGA
- the mqnC gene encoding cyclic dehypoxanthinyl futalosine synthase — protein MSVPAPTPTAGLLDRAASGERLSHPEIEALYALPLPDVAAVAHALRAERRDPAVVTFLIDRNINYTNICNVGCNFCAFYRTKRQKDSYTLDYEQISAKIRELEAVGGTRILLQGGVNPELGLEYYTGLLRHVKAHHPTIRIDAFSPEEVLFMEKAFGLTLDDLLDTLIDAGLDGLPGAGGEILEDDVRAKAAPARIRSADWFRIIDAAQRKGLYTIATMVIGFGETYAQRAAHLVKIREQQDRANREYGGNGFSGFAMWTLQTEHTRLAGKAPGATAHEYLQQLAVARIALDNVPNIQASWPAQGFKVAQAALYYGANDLGSTMLEENVVSAAGGHGRHNATVRELIRIAVDAGYTPAIRNSRFQIIEWPDVRAALHQQDANPERERAVGAAG, from the coding sequence ATGAGCGTCCCCGCCCCTACCCCGACCGCCGGTCTGCTGGACCGGGCCGCGAGCGGCGAGCGGCTGTCCCACCCCGAGATCGAGGCCCTGTACGCGCTGCCGCTGCCCGACGTGGCCGCGGTCGCCCACGCCCTGCGCGCCGAGCGCCGCGATCCCGCCGTGGTCACCTTCCTGATCGACCGCAACATCAACTACACCAACATCTGCAACGTCGGCTGCAACTTCTGCGCGTTCTACAGAACCAAGCGTCAGAAAGACAGCTACACGCTGGACTACGAGCAGATCTCCGCAAAGATCCGCGAACTCGAGGCGGTGGGCGGCACCCGCATCCTGCTCCAGGGCGGCGTGAACCCGGAACTCGGCCTGGAGTACTACACCGGCCTGCTGCGGCATGTGAAGGCCCACCACCCCACCATCCGTATCGACGCCTTTTCCCCGGAAGAGGTGCTGTTCATGGAAAAGGCCTTCGGGCTGACCCTGGACGACCTGCTCGACACCCTGATTGACGCCGGACTGGACGGCCTGCCGGGCGCGGGCGGCGAGATCCTGGAGGACGACGTGCGCGCCAAGGCGGCGCCCGCCCGTATCCGCAGCGCCGACTGGTTCCGGATCATCGATGCCGCGCAGCGCAAGGGCCTGTACACCATCGCCACCATGGTGATCGGCTTCGGCGAGACCTACGCCCAGCGCGCCGCTCACCTCGTGAAGATCCGCGAGCAGCAGGACCGCGCGAACCGCGAGTACGGCGGCAACGGCTTCTCGGGCTTCGCCATGTGGACGCTCCAGACCGAGCACACCCGGCTGGCGGGCAAGGCGCCGGGCGCGACCGCGCACGAGTACCTTCAGCAGCTTGCCGTGGCGCGGATCGCGCTGGACAACGTCCCGAACATCCAGGCGTCGTGGCCGGCGCAGGGCTTCAAGGTCGCGCAGGCCGCGCTGTACTACGGCGCGAACGACCTGGGCTCGACCATGCTGGAGGAGAACGTCGTCTCGGCCGCGGGCGGGCACGGGCGGCACAACGCCACCGTGCGCGAACTCATCCGGATTGCCGTGGACGCGGGCTACACGCCGGCCATCCGCAACAGCCGTTTCCAGATCATCGAGTGGCCGGATGTCCGCGCCGCCCTGCACCAGCAGGACGCGAACCCGGAGCGAGAGCGTGCCGTCGGTGCGGCCGGGTAA
- the cysK gene encoding cysteine synthase A — translation MIESLIGHTPLVQLMRVTDRSMADVFVKLEGQNPGGSIKDRTALGLIEDAERRGVLPPGGTIVEPTSGNTGIGLAQVAAAKGYRLILCMPASMSEERKRTLVAYGAELVLTDPKRRMLAAIEEAEKIAQERGAVMMGQFTNPANPAVHEATTGPELWEQMDGRIDAFVYGSGTGGTISGVGRYLKRMNPQVQVIACEPARSNVLTGGEMGTHGFQGMGPGFIPANLDRSVIDDVIDVWEEDAYPLARRLAQEEGIFVGMSSGAMAWAALEVARRLGPGKRVATIACDTGARYLTTNLFSDESATPAGYLPYSREKIVTPA, via the coding sequence ATGATCGAGTCCCTGATCGGCCACACGCCCCTCGTGCAGCTCATGCGCGTCACGGACCGCAGCATGGCGGACGTCTTCGTGAAACTGGAGGGCCAGAACCCCGGCGGCAGCATCAAGGACCGCACCGCGCTGGGTCTGATCGAGGATGCCGAGCGCCGCGGTGTCCTGCCCCCCGGCGGCACCATCGTGGAGCCCACCAGCGGCAACACCGGCATAGGGCTGGCGCAGGTCGCGGCGGCCAAGGGCTACCGGCTGATCCTGTGCATGCCCGCCAGCATGAGCGAGGAGCGCAAGCGCACCCTGGTCGCGTACGGCGCCGAACTCGTGCTGACGGACCCCAAGCGGCGCATGCTCGCCGCCATCGAGGAGGCCGAGAAAATCGCGCAGGAACGCGGCGCGGTCATGATGGGCCAGTTCACGAACCCCGCCAATCCCGCCGTGCACGAGGCCACCACCGGCCCGGAGCTGTGGGAGCAGATGGATGGCCGCATCGACGCCTTCGTGTACGGCAGCGGCACCGGCGGCACCATCAGCGGCGTGGGCCGTTACCTCAAGCGCATGAACCCGCAGGTGCAGGTGATCGCGTGCGAGCCCGCGCGCAGCAACGTCCTGACCGGCGGCGAGATGGGCACGCACGGCTTCCAGGGCATGGGACCGGGCTTCATTCCCGCCAACCTCGACCGCAGCGTGATCGACGACGTGATCGACGTGTGGGAGGAGGACGCCTACCCCCTGGCCCGCCGCCTGGCGCAGGAGGAAGGCATCTTCGTGGGCATGAGCAGCGGCGCGATGGCGTGGGCCGCGCTGGAGGTCGCCCGCCGCCTGGGGCCAGGCAAGCGCGTGGCGACCATCGCGTGCGACACCGGCGCGCGCTACCTGACCACGAACCTGTTCTCCGACGAGAGCGCCACGCCGGCCGGGTACCTCCCGTACTCGCGCGAGAAGATCGTGACGCCAGCCTGA
- a CDS encoding DUF937 domain-containing protein, with the protein MMDILSRLGGMGQAQQTVSQQLGTSPQQTESAIEAAVPLLLGALTRNATQPGGLDALANAVDQHDGSAIDQFQQGQVPDVQDGQRILGHVFGGQQSAAANAVSQRAGISPQLALQILSMLAPLVMAYLGRQKQGQGGGAGGMGDLGGILGSVLGGGGLGSVLGGILGGGQQAQPQQPQYQQPHYPSPQDSGLGGGAVIPGLPSQGAPGGLGDLGGMVGTLNSVLDRDGDGNALNDLIGMFGGRRS; encoded by the coding sequence ATGATGGACATCCTCAGCAGGCTCGGCGGTATGGGACAGGCGCAGCAGACGGTCTCGCAGCAGCTCGGCACGTCACCGCAGCAGACCGAATCCGCGATCGAGGCGGCGGTGCCGCTGCTGCTCGGCGCCCTGACGCGCAACGCCACGCAGCCGGGCGGTCTGGACGCCCTGGCCAACGCCGTGGACCAGCACGACGGCTCGGCCATCGACCAGTTCCAGCAGGGTCAGGTGCCGGACGTGCAGGACGGCCAGCGCATTCTGGGCCACGTGTTCGGCGGGCAGCAGTCGGCCGCTGCGAACGCGGTCAGCCAGCGCGCGGGCATCAGCCCGCAGCTCGCCCTCCAGATCCTGAGCATGCTGGCCCCACTGGTCATGGCGTACCTGGGCCGGCAGAAGCAGGGACAGGGCGGCGGGGCCGGCGGCATGGGCGATCTGGGCGGCATCCTGGGCAGCGTGCTCGGCGGCGGCGGCCTGGGCTCGGTGCTGGGCGGCATCCTGGGCGGTGGTCAGCAGGCGCAGCCCCAGCAGCCGCAGTATCAGCAGCCCCACTACCCGTCGCCGCAGGACAGCGGCCTGGGCGGCGGGGCAGTCATTCCGGGGCTGCCGTCACAGGGCGCGCCGGGAGGTCTGGGTGATCTGGGCGGCATGGTCGGCACCCTGAACTCGGTGCTCGACCGCGACGGCGACGGCAACGCCCTGAATGACCTGATCGGCATGTTCGGCGGTCGGCGGAGCTGA
- a CDS encoding ABC transporter permease, giving the protein MRPSGLALAVSVARLGFRRQFAYPQAALWGIVTNGFFGVLRIAILVALFGARPQVAGYTVQAAVTYAGLTQTLIAALALFGWTDFMRAVHRGEVVTDLLRPHDLLGFHAAQDAGRAAGQFVLRGLPMLALFAVGFGAVWPAGVEGWVTTVLSLLLAWALSFAFRFVVNCAAFWSPDAVGIGRFAWALWGLGCGFLMPLAFFPAWLQAALAWTPFPGMLNTPVEVWLGVRTGGDAWRALGAQLAWTVALYALAQAVLARGLRRLEIHGG; this is encoded by the coding sequence GTGCGTCCGTCCGGGCTGGCCCTGGCCGTGTCGGTGGCCCGGCTGGGCTTCCGGCGGCAGTTCGCGTACCCGCAGGCGGCGCTGTGGGGCATCGTCACGAACGGCTTTTTCGGGGTGCTGCGGATCGCCATTCTGGTCGCGCTGTTCGGCGCGCGCCCGCAGGTGGCGGGCTACACGGTCCAGGCGGCGGTCACCTACGCCGGCCTGACCCAGACCCTGATCGCGGCGCTGGCGCTGTTCGGCTGGACCGACTTCATGCGCGCCGTGCACCGCGGTGAGGTCGTCACGGACCTGCTGCGCCCGCATGACCTGCTGGGGTTCCACGCGGCGCAGGACGCCGGGCGCGCGGCCGGCCAGTTCGTGCTGCGAGGCCTGCCCATGCTGGCGCTGTTCGCCGTGGGCTTCGGGGCCGTGTGGCCGGCGGGTGTGGAGGGCTGGGTGACGACGGTCCTGAGCCTGCTGCTGGCGTGGGCGCTCAGCTTCGCGTTCCGCTTCGTGGTGAACTGCGCCGCGTTCTGGTCGCCGGATGCCGTCGGGATCGGCCGCTTCGCGTGGGCGCTGTGGGGTCTGGGCTGCGGCTTCCTGATGCCGCTGGCGTTCTTCCCGGCGTGGCTCCAGGCCGCGCTGGCGTGGACGCCCTTTCCCGGCATGCTGAACACCCCGGTCGAGGTGTGGCTGGGCGTGCGAACCGGCGGGGACGCGTGGCGGGCGCTGGGGGCGCAGCTCGCGTGGACCGTGGCGCTGTACGCCCTGGCGCAGGCGGTGCTGGCGCGCGGGCTGCGCCGCCTGGAGATCCACGGTGGGTAG